CTTTTAAAAATTCTGAACGCAAACGTTGACTGAATATAGCTTGTACAAATGTGCTTGCTTCAAATAGGTCAAGCGCATGTTGCAATGAAGTTGGTAGTGTTTGTATACCGTACGTACAAATTTCATCAGGAGATAACCTATACAAGTTTTGTTCTATAGCATCAGGTATTATTTCTTGATATTGTATTCCCGCAAGTCCTGCTTCTAACAATGCGGTAAATGCGAGGTATGGATTACACAATGCATCGGGACAACGCAACTCAGCTCGTGCAGCGGCTCCGCAATCATGATCAAATTCAGGAATACGAATAAGTGCACTTCTGTTTTTATTTGCCCAGCATACATAAGTTGGTGCTTCATAGCCTGGCACCAAGCGTTTGAACGAGTTTATAGTAGAATTGAATATCGCATCTAATTCGCGAATATGTTTTAAAACGCCTGCTATAAACTGATACGCTGTTTGTGAAAGGCCGCAAGAGTTATATGGATCGTAAAAGAGATTTGTACCAGTGTTTATGTCGCACAGACTAAAGTGAATGTGCATTCCACTTCCATTTTGTCCAAAGATTGGTTTTGGCATAAAGGTTGCGTCGAGATTATTTTGTGATGCCCACTCTCTAATTGCATGTTTGGCTAAAATAATTTGATCTGCAACTACGAGCGGATTATGATGATTGATTACTATTTCATGTTGGCCTGATGCAACTTCGTGGTGTAATTTTACTGCATCAACACCATACTGTTGCAGTGTTTGTAAAAGGCTTCTTTTTTGAGCAGCACGCAATGGGCATGGTTCTCTATCGCAATAGCCTAGGGTGTCACATGTTGCTTTTGTATTGTTATCAAATAAAAAGAATTCTATTTCAAGCCCAACATATAGACCATATCCTAAATGTGCTGCTTTTTGCATTGTTTGTTTGAGAACATTGCGAGGGCAGGCATCGTATGGTTTGCCAGGACCATAGCCATTATCACATATAACAACACCAACATTACCATCACACGTGGGAACAGATCTGAAGGTATTTGTGTCAAGTGTTAAATGCATATCACTTTCATAAATATTAGTAAAACCTGGAATTGATGAACCGTCAAAATATAAACCCTCATCAATTGCATTCTCAATATGCTGTGCCGGAATCATTATTTCTTTGAGGTGTGCAACTAGATCAGTAAAAAAGCAGCGAATAAACTGTATATTATGATTGGTAATTTTTTGCAACATATGTTGTTTATGCGCATATAGCGATATTGAACAACATAACAATAACAATAAAGATAACAACTGTTTCTTCATAAACTTTTCCTTCTAAAAATTGATTAAGAATGCTTATTGATGCGGAAAGCATGCTTACTACAATATCTTCCTTATAACACATTATTTTGTAATTTTTTTACTGTTTTAGCATATCTTTATTTATTTTGTGTATTTATACTTTGTTGAGCTGTTTGGTTTATATATTTATTTTTGTACGCCTCATAAATTGGTCCATCAATATGTTGCCAATCCCCATCTTTTGTAATTAATTGAGTGTTGCCGGGAAGTATCCACGGCTTTATTGTCCCACCATTTTGAATGACTGTTTGTACACAATCGGCTAAATAAGATTTTGATACCGTTCTTTTTTTAGCATTTTTTTGCTTGTTATTAATATTCTTTCCGGCAGCTTGTTCCACCCATGAAAGTACTTGAGTTGATATATAACCAATAGGATTGAATTGGAAGCCATTATGTATAAACTCTACCATTTCGGTGTTTTTTTTGTTTTCCATCGTAAAAAGTGGACAATGTATAAAAAAAGCACTGATTGTTATTGAGAAAAATATCCTGCAAGATGAAAACATTGTTATTCCTTTATGTTGTTAACATTATTTTGCTTTTAAACTATCTGTACAGTATTAAGATGTTAAGTGTATACATCATATATATTTCCATCAATAAAAAATTAAAGATGTAAGATGATGTATAACATTAGAGAGCGAGATTATATTGAGCCGGCAATGAACGAAGTAAGTTTTGGAAATTGTTGTGGATTCTTTTTGATCTCTGCCGATGTTGCTGTTTCAATAATGCGTCCTGCTTCTATTAAATAAATAGTACAGTCTAATTTTTTAAGCAGTTCAGTATCATGTGATGCAACAAGTACAATATAACCTTGTTTTGCAAGTTCTTGAATATTGTTGGCAACATGCGTTGTTAAAAGTGGGTCAAGTGCTGATGTGGGCTCATCTAAACAAATAATTTTGGGTTTCATTGCAAGTGAACGTGCAATAGCAAGACGCTGTTTTTGTCCGCCAGAAAGATTTTGCGGATATGTATTTTTTTTATCTTCAAGTCCGTAATGTGCAAGTAGATTGTGTGCAATAGCATGTGCTTCTTTTCTTGATGTATCAAATACTGTTTGAAGTGGTAGTGTGATATTTTGTTCCACCGTTATGTGATCAAACAAATTAAAACCTTGAAATACCATGCCGATAGTATGGTTTTTACTCACTTGTTTTAAATCAAGGGGTTTATTGTCCAGTGTAACTGTACCGCCATTTAGTGTTTCTAAATTATTTAAAATACGTAACAACGTTGACTTACCAACACCAGACCCACCAATAAGCATAGCAATTTCACCTTTTTTTACTGAAAATGAGATGCTATCAATGACTTTTTTGTTACCAAATGTTTTTTTAATATTTTCAAGTTTTAACATGGCGACTCATTTTTTTTTCTAATTGTGCAATAATAATAGAAAGAGTTGTCGTCATAACTAAATAAATGATCGCAACAGCACAGTATATACTCAAAGCATCAAAAGTTCGGCTTCTTATGAACCATGCTTCTTTTGTTAGTTCTACTACACCAATAGTTGAGGCCAAACTTGAATCCTTTACTAGTGTAATAAATTCGTTACCAAGTGCGGGCAACACAACACGAAATGCCTG
The DNA window shown above is from Candidatus Dependentiae bacterium and carries:
- a CDS encoding glutamine synthetase; translated protein: MKKQLLSLLLLLCCSISLYAHKQHMLQKITNHNIQFIRCFFTDLVAHLKEIMIPAQHIENAIDEGLYFDGSSIPGFTNIYESDMHLTLDTNTFRSVPTCDGNVGVVICDNGYGPGKPYDACPRNVLKQTMQKAAHLGYGLYVGLEIEFFLFDNNTKATCDTLGYCDREPCPLRAAQKRSLLQTLQQYGVDAVKLHHEVASGQHEIVINHHNPLVVADQIILAKHAIREWASQNNLDATFMPKPIFGQNGSGMHIHFSLCDINTGTNLFYDPYNSCGLSQTAYQFIAGVLKHIRELDAIFNSTINSFKRLVPGYEAPTYVCWANKNRSALIRIPEFDHDCGAAARAELRCPDALCNPYLAFTALLEAGLAGIQYQEIIPDAIEQNLYRLSPDEICTYGIQTLPTSLQHALDLFEASTFVQAIFSQRLRSEFLKAKNNEISLFNRIVTDWELKRYHHS
- a CDS encoding amino acid ABC transporter ATP-binding protein encodes the protein MLKLENIKKTFGNKKVIDSISFSVKKGEIAMLIGGSGVGKSTLLRILNNLETLNGGTVTLDNKPLDLKQVSKNHTIGMVFQGFNLFDHITVEQNITLPLQTVFDTSRKEAHAIAHNLLAHYGLEDKKNTYPQNLSGGQKQRLAIARSLAMKPKIICLDEPTSALDPLLTTHVANNIQELAKQGYIVLVASHDTELLKKLDCTIYLIEAGRIIETATSAEIKKNPQQFPKLTSFIAGSI